In Andreesenia angusta, the DNA window CTATATCTGTTGCAAGTTCTGGATCTAAGTCGATATTTATAGATTTTTTAAGAGCTTTCCAATCAGCTATGGCCTTAGCAGTCTTGTTGGACTGTAGTACTTCGAATATCTTCTTGTTCTCAGTCTTCACAGCTTTTTTATTGAACCAGTTCCCTATATAGCTTATTAATCCGCCAGCCTCATTTTTAAGAAGTACATTGGAAACTGGGAGTAGTCCTCCGTATTCTTTTACGGCATAAGACACAGGCTTGAACTTAGGATCTGTTGCTCCTGGAACATCGCCTCCATCTGTAAAGTTTACAAGCTCGGTTATAGTCGTGGCATCTTCGTACACAAATGATCCTGTCAGCGTGTTTGTAGGATAGTAATTTAAAAGCTCTCTTGCGCTTTTGTAGCTTCTTCTTAGTTCGTTTATTTGTGTATTTATGTCTTGTGGAACTATGAGGTTTTCTTCATTCGTTCCACCAACAACCAGTGCTCTTTCTTCCTCGGAAAGTACCTCTCCTCTAAGTGCTTTGAAGAAAGTTCTTTTTTCATCAACACCTTCCGGCTTAATTGAGCCACTTTCTATGCCTCTTTGAACCTGACTCCTTTCCTCTTCTTCCAAGGAACTCTCAAGTTCAAACTCCTCTCTAAGTTTTTCCACTTCATTGGTTATAGCTCTAGCCTCCTCTACTTTCTTCTCGTTCAAAAGTGATCTAGCTTCTTCCTTTTTTGCATTTATTTCTTCCAAAATCTCTCTCATTCTTTTGTTCATTTTAAGTCCTCCTTTTTATATCTAATGTGCAACGCACTATGCTAGTCTAAGTCTCTGCAAAGCCAGTTCTATATCTTCATTTTTCTTCTGCGCCTTCATAGCTTCTAAGCTTCTACAATCCACCTCTGTCTGTTCATAGGCTGGGAAAGGTGTGGGGGATATCTCTATAAGCTCTATCTCTCTGAGAGTTCTTATTGTTTTCCAGCCATCACCTAGCTTTGTTTCAGCCCATTTATCATCTTTTACCTTGAATCCGAATGAAACTCCATCTATATCTCCACGCTTTACTCCTTCGTAAAGATCATTTGCTACTTGGGTATTCGGTAAATCAAGCTCAAATCTTAGCCCTATGCCATCTTCCTCCAGCTTCAGAGTCCCCGATCTGGTAGAGCCTAGCACAAAGTCTGTATTATGGTTGAACAAAGCTTTCACAGTATTGTTTTCAAGTGAAGTTCTGAATGCCCCTGGACTTATCACTTCTACAAAGGAATCCCCCCACCAGTCTCTAAGCGGAACACTCTCTTCGTTAAATTTAGCAGCATAACCAGTTAGCGACCTTTTTCCAGTATCATCATCACTGCTCCTTGCTTCCATCATCTGGGTCATCACCCTTAGCTCCTTCTCCACTGCTTTTCGGTTCTCTTGGCTCATCATTTTCACCTCCTTTCTTTATTCTCTGATGACCTTCAAGGGTGTCCAGCGTAGTGTAGTTAAGGCTGAAATAATGCTTGTCTCCAAGTTCCCCTATGCTGTTTCTATCCTCTAGCTCTCTGACATCATTTATCGAGAATATTCCCATTCCAATCATTTCTTTATAAAAACTCACCCGTGAGGCGCTGTCTCCTCTAAGAGAGCTTGTCAATATAAACTTCACATAACTGTTGCTCTCTCTTTCAGTGAAAGCCTTATAGTTAATCTCTTCTTCTATCGCTATGCAGTCAGATTGTATTACGTCCAAAATGAACCTCATATTCTGGTGCTCGATGTTGTTGAATGTAGACCTCTCCATATCGTTTAGCAAAAAAGAAGGGACGTTGAATATATTTGCTATCTCAGTGCTTGAAAGTTTTTTGGAGAGTACATATTCTGCATCTTTTAGCGGTAGCGATATGTTTTGCCACTCAATGCCTGCGTCTAGAACAGCTATATCCCCTGTGTTTTGAGTTCCGCCATAAAGCTCTCTCCACTCTTCCTTAACTTTCTTTTTAGCTTCTTTACTCAACTGCGATGGTACCTTAAGAGCT includes these proteins:
- a CDS encoding phage major capsid protein, which translates into the protein MNKRMREILEEINAKKEEARSLLNEKKVEEARAITNEVEKLREEFELESSLEEEERSQVQRGIESGSIKPEGVDEKRTFFKALRGEVLSEEERALVVGGTNEENLIVPQDINTQINELRRSYKSARELLNYYPTNTLTGSFVYEDATTITELVNFTDGGDVPGATDPKFKPVSYAVKEYGGLLPVSNVLLKNEAGGLISYIGNWFNKKAVKTENKKIFEVLQSNKTAKAIADWKALKKSINIDLDPELATDIVIVTNQDAFDVLDAALDGTGRPILQPNPTNPTQKMFGGYPVEVFSNALLPTTGTTTKKAPIFYGALKEGATFVAREGLEFATSEHAGFAKNQTLIRVIELFDVIQADKDAYVYGEITVS
- a CDS encoding HK97 family phage prohead protease; amino-acid sequence: MSQENRKAVEKELRVMTQMMEARSSDDDTGKRSLTGYAAKFNEESVPLRDWWGDSFVEVISPGAFRTSLENNTVKALFNHNTDFVLGSTRSGTLKLEEDGIGLRFELDLPNTQVANDLYEGVKRGDIDGVSFGFKVKDDKWAETKLGDGWKTIRTLREIELIEISPTPFPAYEQTEVDCRSLEAMKAQKKNEDIELALQRLRLA
- a CDS encoding phage portal protein — translated: MKIRSIFDRFKVEKRTATTEETTFGSMGLLANETITPKEAFGNIGVVFACVERRANALAKLPVHVFKKTNEGRVRDSKHRLDYLLTRRPNKYQTPSAFKKYIVVSQLLWGNAYVKMVYGKNGAIEELIPLDPSVTKLIKKNGEYWIQTNEDNKNVVYAEEEVIHLPYISIDGKEGKAPLTVARESATNIRAKQEFESNFYKNGTLVKGALKVPSQLSKEAKKKVKEEWRELYGGTQNTGDIAVLDAGIEWQNISLPLKDAEYVLSKKLSSTEIANIFNVPSFLLNDMERSTFNNIEHQNMRFILDVIQSDCIAIEEEINYKAFTERESNSYVKFILTSSLRGDSASRVSFYKEMIGMGIFSINDVRELEDRNSIGELGDKHYFSLNYTTLDTLEGHQRIKKGGENDEPREPKSSGEGAKGDDPDDGSKEQ